One genomic segment of Helicobacter pylori NQ4053 includes these proteins:
- the rplS gene encoding 50S ribosomal protein L19, whose product MKNRYIQQFEDAQLKDKTMPAFKAGDTLRLGITIKEGEKTRTQYFEGVCIAIRGNGVDKTFCVRKIGANNIGVEKIFPFYSESLASVEVLRVGRVRRAKLYYLRDRRGKAARIKEVRH is encoded by the coding sequence ATGAAAAACCGCTACATTCAGCAGTTTGAAGACGCTCAATTAAAAGACAAGACCATGCCAGCATTTAAAGCCGGCGATACTTTAAGGCTTGGTATCACCATTAAAGAAGGCGAAAAAACACGAACTCAGTATTTTGAAGGCGTGTGCATTGCGATTAGAGGCAATGGCGTGGATAAGACTTTTTGCGTGCGTAAAATAGGGGCTAACAATATCGGCGTGGAGAAAATTTTCCCTTTTTATAGCGAAAGTTTGGCGAGCGTTGAGGTGTTGCGCGTGGGCAGGGTACGCCGCGCGAAGCTCTACTACTTGCGCGATAGGAGAGGTAAGGCAGCAAGGATTAAAGAAGTCCGCCATTAA
- the trmD gene encoding tRNA (guanosine(37)-N1)-methyltransferase TrmD has translation MKFSVLTLFPQLVWPYFEDSILKRALEKNLFELEVLNLRDFSANKYQKADHTLIGGGAGQILDPEMIENALHSVKNPKHTIFLSAVGKPFKQIDAMRLAQKKHVILVCGRYEGFDERSIELGADEVFCIGDFILTGGELGALCLIDSIARHIQGVLGNAQSLENESFENDYLEAPNFANAVFKSKEINKIPTPLEYSKGNHAKIKQLKLDLSKLRTKFYRLDLFKQHKS, from the coding sequence GTGAAATTCAGCGTTTTAACCCTTTTCCCGCAACTCGTATGGCCTTATTTTGAAGATTCTATTTTAAAAAGAGCGTTAGAAAAAAACCTTTTTGAATTAGAAGTGTTAAACCTTAGAGATTTTAGCGCTAATAAATATCAAAAAGCGGATCACACGCTCATTGGTGGGGGTGCGGGGCAGATTTTAGACCCAGAGATGATAGAAAACGCGCTCCACTCTGTTAAAAACCCTAAACACACGATTTTTTTAAGCGCGGTGGGCAAGCCTTTCAAGCAAATAGACGCGATGCGTTTGGCTCAAAAAAAGCATGTCATTTTGGTGTGCGGGCGTTATGAGGGCTTTGATGAACGATCTATTGAACTTGGTGCTGATGAGGTTTTTTGTATAGGCGATTTTATTTTAACAGGGGGCGAGCTTGGGGCGTTGTGCTTGATAGATAGTATCGCTCGCCACATTCAAGGGGTTTTGGGTAACGCCCAATCTTTAGAAAATGAGAGTTTTGAAAATGATTATTTGGAGGCCCCTAATTTCGCTAACGCTGTTTTTAAATCCAAAGAAATCAATAAAATCCCTACACCTTTAGAATATTCTAAAGGAAATCATGCTAAAATCAAGCAACTAAAACTTGATTTGTCAAAATTAAGGACAAAATTTTACCGCCTTGATTTATTCAAACAGCACAAATCATGA